In Gigantopelta aegis isolate Gae_Host chromosome 14, Gae_host_genome, whole genome shotgun sequence, the following proteins share a genomic window:
- the LOC121388350 gene encoding uncharacterized protein LOC121388350, which yields MGRQLTTAISDGVLALTCYRLVLYLMIPSIYAGLGFAIQAVAATVGVLRFASDRPSNTVVRWHDYSSWFAAVAGMPLIAVAFCKYVLPYMMNFNFMASMGLILMNGAMDTNMQKLSKQAVSGFAMLTILLSCFYSANVYGFVAAALYVVAAPITGLDGNIHIGRYNIPRLDAFHYVLVAANLLFFKALYRF from the coding sequence ATGGGCAGACAACTCACTACTGCCATATCTGATGGTGTCCTAGCATTAACCTGCTATCGACTGGTCTTGTACCTGATGATACCAAGTATCTACGCAGGCCTGGGATTTGCAATACAAGCTGTAGCTGCCACAGTCGGTGTTTTGAGATTTGCATCTGATCGTCCCAGCAACACTGTCGTGAGGTGGCACGACTACTCGTCATGGTTTGCGGCAGTTGCAGGTATGCCGCTGATCGCCGTGGCGTTCTGTAAATACGTCTTGCCATACATGATGAACTTCAACTTCATGGCCTCCATGGGACTGATCCTGATGAATGGCGCCATGGATACCAACATGCAGAAACTGAGCAAGCAAGCCGTCAGTGGTTTCGCCATGTTGACCATTCTTCTGTCCTGCTTCTATTCTGCCAATGTTTACGGGTTTGTAGCGGCGGCGTTGTATGTCGTTGCTGCCCCGATTACCGGACTTGATGGCAATATCCACATTGGTAGATACAACATTCCAAGATTGGATGCTTTTCATTATGTCTTAGTTGCtgctaatttgttgtttttcaagGCCTTGTACAGGTTCTAA
- the LOC121388964 gene encoding cysteine and histidine-rich protein 1-like yields MAESADENRPSMCDKNEEKENLMAFEPPKKKIKTSDSFCRFGPELEDRLSGILCCAVCLDLPRTCYQCTNGHLMCAGCFNHLLADARLKDEMATCPNCRCEISKSLCTRNLAVEKAASELPTDCQFCGQKLPRNMVSGHERELCQERPTTCKYSRIGCPWRGPFHEVAAHESNCIHPQKAGLDIIETLRELDEKKLEEQQIYSTVYSLLSFEKITFNDLQLKPYRTDDFITKLFYETSRFSAFNYQWVIKARVNSDMKNPAHTISRSLSYQLVLKSRISAPIRLHFLALKGPYGEMKVKPAIFEHEFTTDSTESELKDLPIVDSLECNKLLATKTINFRIILFQVV; encoded by the exons atGGCAGAGAGTGCGGATGAAAACAGACCAAGTATGTGCGACAAAAATGAAGAAAAGGAAAATTTGATGGCATTTGAGCctccaaaaaagaaaattaagacTTCAGATTCCTTCTGTAGATTTGGACCAGAACTAGAAGACCGCCTAAGTGGCATATTGTGTTGTGCAGTTTGTCTCGACTTGCCACGGACTTGTTATCAG TGTACAAATGGACATTTAATGTGTGCCGGTTGCTTCAATCATCTTCTAGCCGATGCTAGACTGAAAGATGAAATGGCAACATGTCCAAACTGTCGCTGTGAGATCTCCAAGAGCCTGTGCACCCGCAACCTCGCTGTCGAGAAAGCTGCGTCGGAGCTGCCCACGGACTGTCAATTCTGCGGCCAGAAGCTTCCACGCAACATGGTCAGCGGGCACGAGAGAGAACTGTGTCAGGAGAG GCCAACCACGTGCAAGTACTCACGGATTGGCTGCCCGTGGCGTGGCCCCTTCCACGAGGTGGCCGCACACGAATCGAACTGCATCCACCCGCAGAAGGCCGGACTGGATATTATTGAGACACTGCGTGAGTTGGATGAGAAGAAACTCGAAGAACAACAGATCTACAGCACTGTGTATTCACTGCTGTCGTTTGAAAAGATCACATTTaacg ATCTCCAGCTAAAGCCCTACCGGACGGACGATTTCATCACCAAGCTGTTTTATGAGACCAGTCGATTCTCGGCGTTCAACTACCAGTGGGTGATCAAAGCTCGCGTCAACAGCGACATGAAGAACCCAGCGCACACCATCAGTCGCAGTCTGTCGTACCAGCTGGTCCTCAAGAGCCGAATCAGTGCGCCAATCCGCTTGCATTTTCTCGCCTTGAAGGGTCCATATGGAGAGATGAAAGTAAAGCCAGCCATATTTGAGCACGAGTTCACTACCGACAGCACAGAGTCGGAGCTTAAAGATCTTCCCATTGTGGATTCACTCGAGTGTAATAAGCTACTGGCTACCAAGACCATAAATTTCCGCATTATATTATTCCAAGTTGTATAA